A genomic segment from uncultured Marinifilum sp. encodes:
- the rsmA gene encoding 16S rRNA (adenine(1518)-N(6)/adenine(1519)-N(6))-dimethyltransferase RsmA yields the protein MGYVRAKKNLGQHFLKDLNIAKKIVAGLEAKEVSKVLEIGPGMGVLTQYLLENNEFETHVVEIDTESVAYLKENYPELSERIIGEDFLKYDLSALFLEPFAVIGNFPYNISSQIFFKVLEHRDQIPEVVGMIQKEVAERMSATPGNKTFGILSVLMQAFYDIEYLFTVSEKVFDPPPKVKSAVIRMKRNTTASLECDEKLFFRVVKAGFNQRRKTLRNSLKVVLGEHKLDDPIMSQRPEQLSVQEFVYLTLKIQELLNVQLRE from the coding sequence ATGGGATACGTAAGAGCTAAAAAAAATCTAGGACAACATTTTTTGAAGGATTTAAATATTGCGAAGAAAATTGTTGCAGGTTTAGAGGCTAAAGAGGTGTCTAAGGTGTTAGAGATTGGACCTGGAATGGGTGTGTTAACACAATACCTATTGGAGAATAATGAGTTTGAGACTCATGTTGTTGAGATTGATACCGAGTCGGTAGCTTATTTAAAAGAGAATTACCCTGAGTTGTCGGAACGAATTATTGGAGAGGACTTTTTAAAATATGATTTAAGCGCACTTTTTTTAGAGCCTTTTGCCGTAATAGGCAATTTTCCTTACAATATTTCATCACAAATCTTTTTTAAAGTCCTTGAACATCGCGACCAAATACCCGAAGTGGTTGGAATGATTCAAAAAGAAGTTGCCGAGAGAATGAGTGCTACACCAGGAAATAAAACTTTTGGTATATTAAGTGTTTTAATGCAGGCTTTTTACGATATTGAATATTTATTTACGGTAAGTGAAAAAGTATTTGATCCGCCGCCAAAAGTAAAATCAGCGGTTATTCGTATGAAACGGAATACTACAGCCAGTTTGGAATGCGATGAGAAGTTATTTTTTCGAGTCGTAAAGGCAGGTTTTAATCAACGTCGAAAAACCTTACGCAACTCCTTAAAAGTTGTTTTAGGGGAACATAAACTGGATGATCCGATTATGTCGCAAAGACCAGAACAGCTTAGTGTTCAGGAATTTGTTTACCTAACTCTAAAAATTCAGGAATTACTGAATGTACAGTTAAGAGAATAG
- the recQ gene encoding DNA helicase RecQ — protein sequence MGKNFELTANLKKYFGFENFKGSQESVIQNVLDGNDTFVLMPTGGGKSLCYQLPSMILEGTAIVISPLIALMKNQVDAMRNFGDDDGVAHFLNSSLSKSATLKVKEDVIEGRTKLLYVAPESLTKESNIEFLKQVKISFYAVDEAHCISEWGHDFRPEYRKIRPIVNEIGVAPIVALTATATPKVQHDIQKNLGMLEATVFKSSFNRPNLYYEVRPKVNATKEIIKFIKGNPGKSGIIYCLSRKKVEELAETLQVNGIKAVPYHAGMDSSTRSGNQDKFLMEDVDVVVATIAFGMGIDKPDVRFVIHYDIPKSLEGYYQETGRAGRDGGEGHCLTFYSYKDIQKLEKFMQGKPVAEQEIGKQLLMETVSFAESAVCRRTVLLHYFGESHTQENCGSCDNCLHPKKEFQGEEFVAKALELVKAVKERFKVDHLVNILIGSQNSAIKSYKHDLLDMYGSGDDKNQHFWNMVYRRALIHSFIEKDIEQYGVIKMRPEGEAFLKKPYPFMLTDDHDFEGVDEDAPKSGGTAVVDNALLVMLKDLRRKVAKQKNVPPYVVFQDPSLEEMAINYPVSIEELGHIQGVGAGKAKRFGKEFASLIARHVEENEIERPQDMVVRTVADKSKFKVYIIQSIDRKLDLEDIAEAKGMEYEDLLKEMEAIVYSGTKLNLDYYVEEAIDEDKQDEILDYFQEAETDSIEEALDELGEEYYSEEDIRLMRILFHSENGL from the coding sequence ATGGGAAAGAACTTTGAATTAACAGCTAATTTAAAGAAGTATTTTGGATTTGAGAATTTTAAGGGGAGCCAGGAATCAGTAATTCAAAATGTACTTGATGGGAATGACACATTTGTACTTATGCCAACAGGTGGAGGTAAATCCTTGTGTTATCAGTTGCCATCGATGATTTTGGAAGGAACAGCTATAGTTATTTCTCCACTAATTGCATTAATGAAAAATCAGGTTGATGCAATGAGGAATTTTGGAGATGACGATGGAGTTGCTCACTTTTTAAATTCATCTTTGTCAAAATCAGCAACTTTAAAAGTAAAGGAAGATGTTATAGAAGGACGTACAAAGTTATTGTATGTTGCTCCTGAGTCTTTAACTAAGGAAAGTAATATTGAATTTTTAAAACAGGTTAAAATATCTTTTTATGCTGTTGACGAAGCTCACTGTATTTCGGAGTGGGGACATGATTTTCGTCCTGAATATAGAAAAATAAGGCCTATTGTTAATGAAATTGGAGTTGCTCCTATAGTTGCATTAACAGCTACCGCAACGCCTAAGGTTCAGCATGATATTCAAAAGAACCTTGGCATGTTGGAGGCTACAGTATTTAAGTCTTCTTTTAATCGTCCGAATCTTTATTATGAAGTAAGGCCAAAAGTAAATGCGACTAAGGAGATTATTAAATTTATAAAAGGGAACCCTGGTAAATCCGGCATTATTTACTGTCTTAGCAGAAAAAAAGTTGAGGAGTTGGCCGAAACTCTTCAGGTTAATGGTATTAAGGCTGTGCCTTATCATGCAGGAATGGATTCTTCAACCAGATCCGGAAATCAGGATAAATTCCTAATGGAAGATGTTGATGTTGTTGTTGCAACAATTGCCTTTGGTATGGGGATTGATAAGCCAGATGTTCGTTTTGTGATTCATTATGATATTCCTAAAAGTTTAGAGGGATATTATCAGGAGACTGGGCGTGCAGGTAGAGATGGTGGCGAAGGGCATTGCTTAACTTTCTACAGCTATAAAGATATTCAGAAGCTAGAGAAGTTTATGCAGGGGAAACCTGTGGCCGAGCAAGAAATTGGAAAACAGTTGTTAATGGAGACTGTCTCTTTTGCCGAATCGGCTGTGTGCCGAAGAACTGTTCTTTTGCATTATTTTGGAGAAAGTCACACTCAGGAGAATTGTGGAAGTTGTGACAACTGTTTGCATCCTAAAAAAGAATTTCAGGGAGAAGAGTTTGTGGCCAAAGCACTAGAGTTGGTTAAGGCTGTAAAAGAACGATTTAAGGTTGATCATCTTGTGAATATATTAATTGGCTCGCAAAATTCAGCTATAAAATCATACAAGCACGATTTGTTGGATATGTATGGTTCTGGTGATGATAAGAATCAGCATTTTTGGAACATGGTTTATCGTAGAGCTTTAATTCATTCTTTCATAGAGAAGGATATTGAGCAGTATGGTGTTATTAAAATGCGTCCTGAAGGAGAAGCATTTTTAAAGAAGCCTTATCCTTTTATGTTGACCGATGATCATGATTTTGAAGGTGTTGATGAGGATGCTCCGAAAAGTGGTGGAACAGCTGTTGTTGATAATGCTTTGCTTGTAATGTTAAAAGACCTTAGACGAAAAGTTGCTAAGCAAAAAAATGTACCTCCTTACGTTGTGTTTCAAGATCCTTCTTTAGAGGAAATGGCTATTAATTATCCTGTGTCAATAGAAGAACTTGGACATATTCAGGGTGTTGGAGCAGGTAAAGCTAAGCGGTTTGGAAAAGAATTTGCGAGTTTAATAGCAAGGCATGTTGAGGAGAATGAAATAGAACGACCTCAGGATATGGTAGTTCGTACTGTTGCCGATAAATCTAAATTTAAGGTTTATATTATTCAGAGTATTGATAGAAAATTAGACCTTGAAGATATAGCAGAAGCTAAAGGTATGGAGTATGAAGATTTGCTGAAAGAGATGGAAGCAATTGTTTATTCGGGTACTAAGCTAAATTTAGATTACTATGTTGAAGAAGCTATTGATGAAGATAAGCAGGATGAAATTTTGGATTATTTTCAGGAAGCCGAAACAGATAGTATCGAAGAGGCTTTAGATGAATTAGGAGAGGAGTATTATTCCGAAGAAGATATTCGTTTAATGAGAATATTATTCCATTCAGAGAATGGATTATAG
- a CDS encoding KpsF/GutQ family sugar-phosphate isomerase → MNTTYNIKQIAIDTIEEEANSIYQLKDYVDNDFVKTVELILNSTGRVVLTGIGKSANIANKIVATLNSTGTPALFMHAADAIHGDLGMIRPDDTVICISKSGNTPEIKVLVPLIKNMGNKLIAMVSGLDSFLAKQSDFVLKAVVEKEACRNNLAPTNSTTAQLVIGDALAVSLLECRQFTSQDFAKYHPGGALGKKLYLRVSDLVSKTNPPKVSLDEKIRPIILEISSKRMGSTAVVNQENDLLGIITDGDLRRMLEQNEDVSHLTAKDIMTSNPKITSSDVLAINAFQLMENNNITQLAVVDEGKYIGMVHLHDILKEGIV, encoded by the coding sequence TTGAACACAACTTACAACATAAAACAGATAGCAATAGACACTATTGAAGAAGAAGCAAATTCCATTTATCAATTAAAAGATTACGTTGACAATGATTTTGTTAAAACTGTTGAATTAATCCTTAACAGTACTGGAAGAGTAGTATTAACAGGAATTGGGAAAAGTGCTAACATTGCCAATAAAATCGTTGCAACTTTAAATTCCACAGGCACTCCTGCGCTGTTCATGCATGCTGCAGATGCTATTCATGGAGATTTAGGTATGATTCGTCCAGATGACACAGTCATCTGTATTTCAAAGAGTGGAAATACTCCTGAAATCAAAGTTTTAGTGCCACTTATCAAAAACATGGGAAACAAACTAATTGCCATGGTTTCTGGTTTAGATTCATTTTTAGCAAAACAATCCGACTTTGTATTAAAAGCTGTGGTTGAAAAAGAAGCTTGTAGAAACAATTTAGCACCCACTAACTCCACTACTGCTCAGCTTGTTATAGGCGATGCATTAGCTGTTTCTTTACTGGAATGCAGACAATTTACTAGTCAGGATTTTGCAAAATATCATCCCGGAGGAGCTTTAGGTAAAAAATTATATCTACGCGTTAGCGATTTGGTTTCAAAAACCAATCCTCCTAAGGTATCATTAGACGAAAAAATAAGACCAATAATTTTAGAGATCTCATCTAAAAGAATGGGATCAACGGCAGTTGTAAATCAAGAAAATGATCTTTTAGGTATTATTACCGATGGAGATTTAAGAAGAATGCTTGAGCAAAACGAAGATGTAAGTCACCTTACAGCAAAAGATATTATGACATCCAATCCAAAAATAACAAGCTCTGATGTTCTAGCAATAAATGCTTTCCAATTAATGGAAAATAACAACATCACACAGCTTGCTGTAGTAGACGAAGGCAAGTATATTGGAATGGTACATTTACACGATATTTTAAAAGAAGGAATTGTTTAA
- the lptB gene encoding LPS export ABC transporter ATP-binding protein, protein MILRAENLIKRYKSRTVVKGVSVNVKQGEIVGLLGPNGAGKTTSFYMIVGLIQPNGGRIFLDDKEITNEPVYKRAQLGVGYLAQEASVFRKLSVEDNIKSVLEMSDFSKEYQKHRLEEMLNEFSLQKIRKSHGIQLSGGERRRTEIARALSIKPKFILLDEPFAGVDPIAVEDIQDIVRHLKDKNIGILITDHNVQETLSITERAYLLFEGNILKSGTAEELAADEDVRRVYLGKNFELRKPSK, encoded by the coding sequence ATGATTTTAAGAGCTGAAAATTTAATAAAACGTTACAAAAGCCGTACGGTTGTAAAAGGAGTTTCCGTAAATGTTAAACAAGGTGAAATTGTTGGATTACTAGGTCCCAACGGCGCTGGTAAAACAACTTCATTTTACATGATTGTAGGTTTAATACAGCCAAACGGAGGACGAATATTTCTCGACGATAAAGAAATTACCAACGAACCAGTATATAAAAGAGCCCAATTAGGAGTTGGATATTTAGCTCAAGAAGCATCAGTCTTTCGTAAATTAAGTGTTGAGGATAATATTAAATCGGTTTTAGAAATGTCCGATTTTTCAAAAGAATATCAGAAACACCGCTTAGAAGAAATGCTAAATGAATTTAGTCTTCAGAAAATCAGGAAAAGTCACGGAATACAATTATCCGGTGGAGAGCGCCGACGTACCGAAATTGCACGAGCACTTTCCATTAAACCAAAATTTATTTTGCTGGATGAGCCATTTGCCGGAGTAGACCCTATTGCTGTTGAAGATATCCAAGACATTGTTCGCCACTTAAAAGATAAGAATATTGGTATTTTAATTACCGACCACAATGTTCAGGAAACCCTATCGATTACCGAAAGAGCATATCTTTTATTTGAAGGAAATATTCTAAAATCGGGAACTGCAGAAGAATTGGCAGCCGACGAAGATGTTAGAAGAGTATACCTAGGGAAGAATTTTGAACTTAGAAAACCCTCAAAATAA
- a CDS encoding DUF5686 family protein has product MLRILKRSIIPLSIFLLSLINFSVLAQSTKVRGQIIDSKTKQALPFVNIAYKGTTIGTTSDFDGKYFLETRTPGDSLHISFVGYKEQAFAIEKGKFRTLNVELVAETVDLQEIIVVPGENPAHILLRKIIANKKKNNPARFKSYQAETYTKMEMDLNNIKDDFKDKKIMRQFQFVFDYMDTSVVTGKPYLPIFITESLSDYHYQAKPRIEREIIKASQMSGIKDNASLAQFTGQLHQNVNIYKNFIDLFDMGFVSPIADAGLRYYKYYLTDSTYRDGNWCYHMSFKPKRKQEPTFVGNFWVADTTFAIQNMQMRIAKDVNLNWVKDLVSTNEYQKLNDTTWFLKKQNLFVDFMISEKDSTKQMGFFGRKTISYKDVKVNVPLKEEIIKLDNNVIVNDNALLQPKEYWDNARPFKLSEREAGIYSMVDSIQNVPLYKNIIDVITTFVTGYYVKGKFEYGPYYKMYSFNEIEGNRFMFGGRTSNAFSTKVMYNGHLAYGTKDQKIKYGLGFLYMINKLPRETFGVQYKHDIQQLGKSPNAFTEGNILASLLKRNPNNKLTMLNQLEAHYEKEWFQGFSNTIKFRYRDIKPTEFVPFDAPGINGPTHVSRIKSSEIELRTRWTKNEKVIMGEFERVHLGGPFPIVNLYLTMGIKDFLKADYEYYKIDLSAEHTLELPPIGNLYYLIRAGKLFGKVPYPLLHLHEGNETYAFDPYAFNMMNYYEFASDQYVSLAVEHHFNGLILNRIPLFRKLKWRTVISGKGLIGKLSSKNNGSLTGTEAEMFFPQGLSDVSKPYFEASAGIENIFKFIRIDAMWRLNHLDDNPYQDFQDFGIRAMLQVTF; this is encoded by the coding sequence ATGTTACGAATATTAAAAAGGAGTATTATTCCTTTAAGCATATTTTTATTGTCATTGATTAATTTTTCGGTTTTGGCACAATCAACAAAAGTTCGAGGCCAAATTATCGATTCCAAGACAAAGCAAGCCCTTCCTTTTGTAAACATAGCCTATAAGGGAACTACAATAGGAACAACTTCCGATTTTGATGGAAAGTATTTTCTGGAAACAAGAACACCAGGCGATTCTTTACACATTTCTTTTGTGGGGTACAAAGAACAAGCATTTGCAATAGAGAAAGGGAAATTTCGAACTCTAAATGTAGAACTGGTAGCCGAAACAGTAGATTTACAGGAAATTATTGTTGTTCCAGGAGAAAATCCAGCACATATTCTTCTGCGAAAAATAATCGCGAATAAGAAAAAAAATAATCCTGCGCGTTTTAAATCCTATCAGGCCGAAACCTATACAAAAATGGAGATGGACCTGAACAATATTAAAGATGATTTTAAGGATAAGAAAATAATGCGTCAATTTCAGTTTGTATTCGACTACATGGATACTTCTGTTGTAACAGGAAAGCCATATCTTCCTATTTTCATAACCGAATCCTTATCTGATTATCATTATCAGGCCAAACCCAGAATAGAACGAGAAATTATTAAAGCATCTCAAATGTCTGGTATAAAAGACAACGCCAGCCTAGCGCAATTTACCGGACAACTGCATCAAAATGTAAATATTTACAAGAATTTTATCGATTTGTTTGATATGGGATTTGTAAGTCCGATTGCCGACGCAGGCCTTCGATATTACAAATACTACCTTACCGATAGTACTTACCGTGACGGAAACTGGTGCTACCACATGTCTTTTAAACCAAAAAGAAAACAAGAACCAACCTTTGTAGGCAATTTTTGGGTTGCCGACACAACTTTTGCTATTCAAAACATGCAAATGCGTATTGCAAAAGATGTCAACCTAAACTGGGTAAAAGATTTGGTTAGTACTAACGAATATCAAAAATTAAACGATACAACCTGGTTTCTAAAAAAACAAAACCTATTTGTTGATTTTATGATTTCCGAAAAAGACTCTACAAAACAAATGGGATTCTTCGGAAGAAAAACCATATCCTATAAAGATGTAAAAGTTAATGTACCACTTAAAGAAGAAATCATTAAACTCGATAACAACGTAATTGTAAACGACAACGCACTTTTACAACCAAAAGAATATTGGGATAATGCTCGTCCTTTTAAATTATCGGAACGCGAAGCAGGAATCTATTCAATGGTAGATTCAATTCAGAATGTTCCACTTTACAAAAATATTATTGATGTAATAACAACATTTGTTACTGGATATTACGTAAAAGGTAAGTTCGAATATGGGCCTTATTATAAAATGTACAGCTTTAACGAAATTGAAGGCAACCGATTTATGTTCGGAGGACGTACATCAAACGCCTTTAGTACAAAAGTAATGTACAACGGACACCTTGCCTATGGAACAAAAGATCAAAAGATAAAATATGGACTTGGTTTTTTATACATGATTAATAAACTTCCCCGAGAAACCTTTGGTGTACAGTACAAACACGACATTCAGCAACTTGGTAAAAGTCCGAATGCATTTACCGAAGGTAATATTTTAGCATCCTTATTAAAACGAAATCCGAACAATAAGCTAACCATGCTAAATCAACTCGAAGCTCATTATGAGAAAGAATGGTTTCAGGGTTTTTCAAACACCATTAAATTTCGTTACCGCGATATAAAACCAACCGAATTTGTTCCTTTCGATGCTCCTGGCATTAATGGACCAACGCATGTATCAAGAATAAAATCGTCCGAAATAGAACTAAGAACACGCTGGACTAAAAATGAGAAAGTAATTATGGGAGAATTCGAAAGAGTTCACCTTGGCGGGCCCTTTCCTATCGTTAACTTATACCTTACAATGGGAATAAAAGATTTTCTGAAAGCCGATTATGAATATTACAAAATAGATTTAAGTGCAGAACATACCCTTGAATTACCACCAATAGGAAACCTTTATTATTTAATTCGCGCAGGAAAACTATTCGGCAAAGTACCATATCCTTTATTGCATTTGCACGAAGGAAATGAAACTTATGCATTCGACCCTTATGCATTTAACATGATGAACTACTACGAATTTGCAAGCGATCAGTACGTTAGTTTAGCTGTAGAGCATCATTTTAATGGATTAATTCTTAATCGCATTCCTTTATTCCGAAAATTAAAATGGAGAACAGTAATATCTGGCAAAGGCCTAATTGGAAAATTAAGTAGTAAAAACAACGGATCCTTAACAGGAACCGAAGCCGAAATGTTTTTCCCACAAGGACTATCGGATGTAAGTAAACCATATTTTGAAGCAAGTGCAGGAATCGAAAATATTTTTAAATTTATTAGAATTGATGCCATGTGGCGATTAAATCATCTTGATGATAATCCCTACCAGGATTTTCAGGATTTTGGAATCAGAGCAATGTTACAAGTCACATTCTAA
- a CDS encoding lysylphosphatidylglycerol synthase transmembrane domain-containing protein encodes MKKKLTNTIKFLIFFSLGAFLFWITYRDQDSSQLLYTIQNEVNYYWILLSLFFGLLSHISRTIRWNLLIESLGKKPRTINTFLAVMVGYFANLALPRMGEISRCGIISKYEKISFTQLVGTVVLERVLDIIMLFIFLLIALTTQFSVIGEFFTKNPEVSEKLSHVFASAYTLYAVMAIFIIIWLLRKKFRHTIIFKKIDHTLKNFMDGFRTIKKLDNKFAFILHTIFIWIMYYLMTYICFFSFGFTSNLPAIAGLTVFVMGSFGMVAPVQGGIGAWHFMVIGTLLIYLPGVANIENMSRSFALVVHGSQTAMIIILGALSVIALPFANRNQVTKNKAQI; translated from the coding sequence TTGAAGAAAAAGCTCACTAATACAATCAAATTTTTAATTTTCTTTTCTCTGGGAGCATTCCTTTTTTGGATTACCTATCGCGATCAGGATTCATCGCAATTACTTTACACTATACAAAATGAAGTAAACTATTACTGGATATTACTTTCTTTATTCTTTGGTCTTTTAAGTCATATTAGCAGAACTATTCGCTGGAATTTATTAATTGAATCATTAGGTAAAAAACCTCGAACAATAAACACTTTTCTGGCTGTAATGGTTGGTTACTTTGCAAACCTAGCACTTCCCCGCATGGGAGAAATATCAAGATGTGGAATTATTAGTAAATATGAAAAAATCTCTTTTACACAATTGGTAGGAACTGTTGTTCTTGAGCGTGTATTAGACATTATCATGTTATTTATCTTTCTTTTGATTGCATTAACAACTCAATTTTCAGTAATTGGTGAGTTTTTTACAAAAAATCCTGAAGTAAGCGAAAAACTCTCGCATGTGTTTGCATCGGCATATACTTTATATGCTGTTATGGCAATCTTTATTATCATTTGGCTACTCAGAAAGAAATTCCGACATACAATAATCTTCAAAAAGATAGATCATACCTTAAAAAACTTTATGGATGGTTTTAGAACCATTAAAAAACTAGACAATAAGTTTGCTTTTATCCTGCATACTATTTTTATCTGGATAATGTATTACTTAATGACTTACATCTGCTTTTTTAGTTTCGGATTTACTTCGAATTTGCCAGCTATTGCAGGATTAACAGTTTTTGTAATGGGCAGCTTTGGAATGGTTGCTCCTGTACAGGGAGGTATTGGCGCATGGCATTTTATGGTAATTGGCACCTTACTCATTTACTTACCTGGTGTTGCCAACATAGAAAACATGTCGCGAAGTTTTGCCCTTGTTGTTCACGGTTCGCAAACTGCAATGATTATTATATTAGGTGCACTATCCGTAATTGCACTCCCTTTTGCAAACCGAAATCAAGTCACAAAAAATAAAGCTCAGATTTGA
- the mgtE gene encoding magnesium transporter, producing MQFELTREYIDDLKIVIEEKNEAEAIGLMEELHPADIAEIYDELSIEEAKFLYLLLDGDTAADVLAELEDDDRDRFVKALPAEVVAKKFIDKMDSDDAADVIGSLSDEQQEEILSHIQDIEQAGDIVDLLHYDEDTAGGLMAKELVIVNENWTVLTCLRELSRQAEDIDEIYYVYVVDDDNVLKGTLSLKKMILSSTSAKIINIYLPDAMAVHTDTKDEEVALIMEKYDLVALPVVDSIGRLMGRITIDDVLDVIREEAEKDYQMASGLTEDIEASDSVWMQTRARLPWLLIGLMGGILAAMVIYTHEDGLKLTPALAFFIPLITAMGGNVGVQSSAIIVQGIANNSLGFESTFSRLMREFGGALINGLTCSTLLFLCTYFFTDNSVALTVSISVALFAVIIFAAIAGTIIPLMLNRAKIDPAVATGPFITTLNDIVGLFIYLSIGAYFYGTF from the coding sequence ATGCAATTTGAATTGACTCGCGAGTATATCGATGATCTAAAAATAGTTATCGAAGAAAAAAATGAAGCAGAGGCAATCGGTTTAATGGAAGAATTGCATCCCGCAGATATAGCTGAAATCTATGATGAATTAAGCATAGAAGAAGCAAAATTCCTATACCTTTTACTTGATGGTGATACTGCTGCCGATGTTTTAGCAGAATTAGAAGATGATGATAGAGATAGATTCGTAAAAGCATTACCTGCCGAGGTAGTTGCTAAGAAATTTATCGATAAGATGGACTCGGATGATGCGGCCGATGTAATTGGAAGTTTATCGGACGAACAGCAGGAAGAAATTTTATCGCACATTCAGGATATAGAACAAGCTGGAGATATTGTAGATCTTTTGCATTACGACGAAGATACTGCCGGTGGTTTAATGGCAAAAGAGCTTGTTATTGTGAATGAGAACTGGACTGTTTTAACTTGTTTACGCGAGTTAAGTCGCCAGGCCGAAGATATTGATGAGATTTATTATGTTTATGTAGTTGATGATGATAATGTTCTCAAGGGTACTCTCTCTCTTAAAAAGATGATTTTGAGTTCCACATCGGCAAAAATTATTAATATCTATTTGCCCGATGCAATGGCCGTTCATACCGACACAAAGGACGAAGAGGTTGCTTTAATTATGGAGAAGTACGATCTCGTAGCACTACCTGTTGTTGATAGTATTGGTAGGTTAATGGGACGAATTACCATTGATGATGTTCTGGATGTAATTCGAGAAGAAGCCGAAAAGGACTATCAGATGGCATCAGGACTTACCGAAGATATCGAGGCTAGTGATTCTGTATGGATGCAAACCCGTGCTCGTTTACCCTGGCTTTTAATTGGTTTGATGGGAGGTATTTTGGCAGCAATGGTTATTTATACTCACGAAGATGGACTTAAATTAACCCCAGCGTTAGCCTTTTTCATTCCTTTAATTACAGCAATGGGAGGTAATGTTGGAGTGCAATCATCAGCAATTATCGTGCAGGGTATAGCAAATAATTCATTAGGATTTGAAAGTACATTTAGTCGCTTAATGAGAGAATTTGGAGGTGCTTTAATTAATGGACTTACCTGTTCTACTCTTTTGTTTTTATGCACCTATTTTTTTACGGATAATTCGGTAGCCTTAACAGTTTCTATCTCGGTAGCATTATTTGCAGTTATTATATTTGCAGCAATAGCTGGAACTATTATTCCTTTAATGCTTAACAGAGCTAAAATTGATCCTGCTGTAGCAACCGGGCCATTTATTACTACCTTAAATGATATTGTAGGATTGTTTATATATCTTTCAATTGGAGCTTATTTTTACGGGACTTTCTAA
- the tatC gene encoding twin-arginine translocase subunit TatC, whose protein sequence is MPETKDHSSENQMSFLEHLEVLRWHIMRAVIAVMLCAIAAFIFHDFIFNTLILAPKNPDFFSNRMLSILSDFTGVEALKINSKPFQIINISMAGQFATHISVSLVSGIIASFPYIFYEFWCFIKPALYSNEQKHARGSIFYTSFLFAMGVLFGYYIITPLSVHFLGSYSVSEQVMNQINLKSYISSITSIVLASGVIFELPVLIFFLSKIGLVTPDFLRKYRKHSVVLILILSAIITPPDIFSQILVCLPLMLLYEIGIRISKRVLNKQEKSDNKPTE, encoded by the coding sequence ATGCCAGAAACAAAAGATCATAGCTCTGAAAACCAAATGAGTTTTCTTGAACACCTGGAAGTACTCAGATGGCACATTATGCGTGCTGTAATTGCAGTTATGTTATGCGCAATTGCAGCATTTATATTTCATGACTTTATTTTTAACACCTTAATTCTTGCTCCTAAAAATCCGGATTTTTTCTCCAATAGAATGCTCTCCATTCTTTCTGATTTTACTGGAGTAGAAGCTCTAAAAATAAATTCGAAGCCATTTCAGATAATTAACATTAGCATGGCAGGCCAATTTGCTACACACATAAGTGTATCTTTGGTTTCTGGAATTATTGCTAGTTTTCCATATATATTCTATGAGTTCTGGTGCTTTATTAAACCCGCACTTTACTCTAACGAACAAAAACATGCACGAGGCTCAATATTTTATACAAGCTTTCTGTTTGCTATGGGTGTTCTTTTTGGTTACTATATTATTACACCGCTTTCAGTTCATTTTCTTGGATCCTACAGTGTAAGCGAACAGGTAATGAATCAAATAAATTTGAAATCATACATTTCATCAATTACTTCAATAGTATTGGCTAGTGGTGTAATTTTCGAGCTACCCGTATTAATTTTCTTTTTAAGTAAAATAGGATTAGTAACTCCCGATTTTTTAAGAAAATACAGAAAGCATTCTGTTGTACTAATCCTGATTTTGTCTGCTATCATAACACCACCAGATATATTTAGTCAGATACTGGTATGTTTACCTCTAATGCTACTCTACGAAATTGGCATTAGAATTTCGAAACGTGTTTTAAACAAACAAGAAAAAAGTGATAATAAACCTACAGAATAA